From the genome of Solidesulfovibrio carbinolicus, one region includes:
- a CDS encoding PAS domain S-box protein, translating into MADTPSIDPVLSLELVRSLYEKAPVMLHSLDVRGRLLSVNAMWRQTLGYSLDAVVGRSFGDFMTPASRADFEATLPRFVREGRLTDKPYQLVASDERVIEVSLSAVGEYDATGTFRRSLAALVDVTGRRQAEEALAKSEELFRLAFENANEGLAMVGLDGRFLRVNAALCRFFGYESEALLGKTINDLAAEGHEAVSPRFISLALAGVREEFRFEKRYRHASGEEVWGQVSAKLVRGSGGEPLYFISHLLDVTEARRTAARLTLHANTLEALLRLGRMRGANLAALGEFVLSRGVALTASKSGLAAMSDPATGRFAVLAAGSEALAVFGLGQGTREFDLRDSPSLAMAVGDLRPVVGDTPCCRLATALRGDGQTFILAVAGRATPYGDDDINRLTLLGEGVLRHVKERRREEDLTTARRQAEAASQAKSGFLANMSHEIRTPLSGIIGLTQMTLTQNPRPEIRENLELILDSSRSLLGIVNDILDFSKIEAGKMEFVPVDFDPRDTLDRTMKSFQFLARQKGLILGVRIDPQVPAMVHGDPDRIMQVVRNLVGNALKFTDQGEVEVTLSLARPGDPMLVSCSVRDTGIGIPEDRLHELFQVFSQLESTRAKRYGGTGLGLAISRRLVEMMGGSIDVESVPGQGSAFTFTVSLRPASAAAPEPERLACAAQAGGFAGLRVLLAEDNQVNRLFLKHFLTEAGCQVRLAGSGLQALELLCQEPADLVLMDIQMPEMDGAEATRRIREGEVGEAARGMPVVALTAYSMKGDRERFLSVGLDDYVSKPVDVDELFMVMRRVLSRPVEPAKAAVSATGVMDLDYYEQRGKSAFAREICRMFLEESPQVVVSLETAMREANWEAAGDAAHTLLGMAVPLRARGLTEGARKLQEAGLSGNSAGCRDACRLVVEELGRVQTAIGELLK; encoded by the coding sequence ATGGCCGATACGCCGTCCATTGATCCCGTTTTGTCCCTGGAGCTCGTGCGCAGCCTCTACGAAAAAGCGCCGGTGATGCTGCATTCCCTGGATGTCCGGGGGAGGTTGTTGTCGGTCAACGCCATGTGGCGGCAGACCTTGGGCTACAGCCTGGACGCGGTGGTTGGGCGTTCGTTTGGCGATTTCATGACGCCGGCCTCCCGGGCCGATTTCGAGGCGACCCTGCCGCGGTTCGTGCGGGAGGGCCGCCTCACGGACAAGCCGTACCAGCTCGTGGCCAGCGACGAGCGCGTCATCGAGGTGTCGCTGTCCGCTGTGGGCGAATACGACGCCACGGGGACCTTTCGACGCTCCCTGGCGGCCCTTGTGGACGTGACCGGCCGGCGGCAGGCCGAGGAAGCCCTGGCCAAGAGCGAGGAACTGTTCCGGCTGGCCTTCGAAAACGCCAACGAAGGTCTGGCCATGGTGGGCCTGGACGGCCGATTTCTGCGGGTCAACGCGGCCCTGTGCCGATTTTTCGGTTACGAATCCGAGGCGCTGCTTGGTAAAACCATCAATGATCTTGCCGCCGAAGGCCACGAAGCAGTCAGCCCGCGTTTCATTTCCCTGGCCCTGGCCGGGGTGCGCGAGGAATTCCGTTTCGAGAAGCGTTACCGCCATGCCTCGGGCGAGGAGGTCTGGGGGCAGGTCTCGGCCAAGCTCGTGCGCGGCAGCGGTGGGGAACCGCTCTATTTCATTTCCCATCTCCTGGACGTGACCGAGGCGCGGCGCACCGCGGCCCGGCTCACCCTGCACGCCAACACCCTGGAGGCCTTGTTGCGCCTGGGGCGTATGCGCGGGGCCAATCTGGCCGCTCTGGGCGAGTTCGTGCTCTCCCGGGGCGTGGCCCTGACGGCCAGCAAGAGCGGGCTTGCGGCCATGTCCGACCCGGCGACGGGCCGCTTTGCCGTATTGGCCGCCGGCAGCGAAGCCCTGGCCGTCTTCGGGCTTGGGCAAGGGACGCGGGAATTCGACCTGCGGGACTCGCCAAGCCTGGCCATGGCCGTGGGCGACCTGCGGCCGGTGGTGGGAGACACGCCCTGCTGTCGGCTGGCCACGGCCCTTCGCGGCGACGGGCAGACCTTTATTCTGGCTGTGGCCGGCCGGGCCACGCCGTACGGCGACGACGACATCAACCGCCTGACGCTGCTTGGCGAAGGGGTGTTGCGCCACGTCAAGGAACGCCGCCGCGAGGAGGACCTGACCACGGCCAGGCGCCAAGCCGAGGCGGCAAGTCAGGCCAAGAGCGGCTTTCTGGCCAACATGAGCCACGAGATCCGTACGCCTTTGTCCGGCATCATCGGCCTCACCCAGATGACCCTGACCCAGAACCCCAGGCCGGAGATCCGGGAGAACCTGGAACTGATCCTCGATTCCTCCCGGTCGCTTCTGGGCATCGTCAACGACATCCTGGATTTCTCCAAGATCGAGGCCGGCAAGATGGAGTTCGTGCCGGTGGACTTCGACCCGCGCGACACCCTGGACCGGACCATGAAGTCCTTCCAGTTCTTGGCCCGGCAAAAGGGGTTGATCCTGGGGGTGCGCATCGATCCGCAGGTGCCGGCCATGGTCCACGGCGACCCTGACCGCATCATGCAGGTGGTGCGCAATCTGGTCGGCAACGCGCTCAAATTCACGGACCAGGGCGAGGTGGAAGTGACGTTGTCCCTGGCCCGGCCGGGCGATCCCATGCTGGTGTCGTGCAGCGTGCGCGACACCGGCATCGGCATCCCCGAGGACCGGCTGCACGAGCTTTTCCAGGTCTTTTCCCAACTCGAATCCACCCGGGCCAAACGCTACGGCGGCACGGGGCTGGGGCTGGCCATCAGCCGGCGGCTGGTGGAGATGATGGGCGGGTCCATCGATGTGGAGAGTGTGCCGGGCCAGGGCAGCGCGTTCACTTTTACCGTGTCCCTGCGCCCGGCGAGCGCGGCCGCGCCTGAGCCGGAGCGGCTGGCATGCGCCGCCCAGGCCGGCGGTTTTGCCGGGTTGCGGGTGCTTTTGGCCGAAGACAACCAGGTCAATCGCCTTTTCCTCAAGCATTTTCTGACCGAAGCCGGCTGCCAGGTGCGTCTGGCCGGTTCGGGCCTGCAGGCCTTGGAGCTTTTGTGTCAGGAACCGGCCGATCTCGTGCTCATGGACATCCAGATGCCGGAGATGGACGGGGCCGAGGCCACCCGGCGCATCCGGGAGGGCGAGGTCGGGGAGGCGGCCCGGGGGATGCCGGTGGTGGCGCTGACCGCCTACAGCATGAAGGGAGACCGGGAGCGGTTTTTGTCGGTGGGGTTGGACGACTACGTGTCCAAGCCGGTGGACGTGGACGAGCTGTTTATGGTCATGCGCCGGGTGCTGTCCCGTCCGGTCGAGCCGGCCAAGGCGGCCGTGTCCGCCACCGGGGTCATGGACCTCGACTACTACGAACAGCGGGGCAAGTCGGCCTTTGCCCGGGAAATTTGCCGCATGTTTCTGGAGGAGAGCCCGCAGGTGGTGGTTTCCCTGGAAACGGCCATGCGGGAGGCGAACTGGGAAGCGGCCGGCGACGCCGCCCACACCCTGCTCGGCATGGCTGTGCCGCTGCGGGCCAGGGGGCTGACCGAAGGCGCGCGCAAGCTGCAAGAAGCCGGTCTTTCCGGCAACTCCGCAGGCTGCCGCGACGCCTGTCGGCTGGTGGTCGAGGAGCTGGGCAGGGTTCAGACGGCCATTGGCGAGTTGCTCAAATAG
- a CDS encoding WD40 repeat domain-containing protein: MTFTPDAELKGLMRADFGAYVASCAFSSDGETIAYALGDGRLALVEAETGETEFAAPHTGAALCLAASPYGFLTGGDDGRVVLTTLETGCRELAAFPGQWVEHAAASPDGRVLAVAVGKQVVLFPGPDFTPAPLPELASAVAGLAVSPDGRTLAASHYDGVTVYAPPRPGTPGNRLEGAGSNLTVVFSPDNDKMALATQDKSVRVYDLAQSAGYLLEGYPAKVRCLSFSSDGGTLWTGGERAFVGWPVGADVDPATREATVFGIFEHGMLGAVAAHPALPLVAGGFDGGVVFLGSASRKGAAPLFALESHRVTSLVWSPDGRHLAGGSDGGPAFFMKMA, from the coding sequence ATGACGTTTACTCCCGACGCGGAACTCAAGGGCCTCATGCGGGCCGATTTCGGCGCGTATGTCGCCTCTTGCGCCTTTTCCTCCGATGGCGAAACCATTGCCTACGCCCTGGGCGACGGCCGCCTCGCCCTGGTCGAGGCCGAGACCGGCGAGACCGAATTCGCCGCGCCCCACACCGGCGCGGCCCTGTGTCTGGCCGCCTCCCCCTACGGCTTTCTCACCGGCGGCGACGACGGCCGGGTCGTCCTGACCACCCTGGAAACCGGCTGCCGCGAACTGGCCGCCTTCCCCGGCCAGTGGGTCGAACACGCCGCCGCCAGCCCCGACGGCCGGGTGCTGGCCGTGGCCGTGGGCAAGCAGGTGGTGCTGTTCCCCGGACCCGACTTCACCCCGGCTCCACTGCCGGAACTGGCAAGCGCCGTGGCCGGCCTGGCCGTCAGCCCAGACGGCCGCACCCTGGCCGCCAGCCACTACGACGGCGTCACCGTCTATGCCCCGCCGCGCCCGGGCACGCCCGGCAACCGTCTGGAAGGGGCCGGTTCCAACCTCACCGTGGTCTTCTCCCCGGACAACGACAAGATGGCCCTGGCCACCCAGGACAAGTCCGTGCGCGTCTACGATCTGGCCCAGTCTGCCGGCTACCTTCTGGAAGGCTACCCGGCCAAGGTGCGCTGCCTGTCCTTTTCCAGCGACGGCGGCACGCTGTGGACCGGCGGCGAACGCGCCTTTGTCGGCTGGCCCGTGGGCGCGGACGTTGATCCGGCCACCCGCGAAGCCACGGTATTTGGCATCTTCGAACACGGCATGCTCGGGGCCGTGGCCGCCCATCCCGCCCTGCCGCTGGTGGCCGGCGGCTTCGACGGCGGCGTGGTGTTCCTCGGCAGCGCCTCGCGCAAGGGGGCCGCGCCGCTTTTCGCCCTGGAAAGCCACCGCGTGACCAGCCTCGTGTGGTCCCCGGACGGCCGCCATCTGGCCGGCGGCAGCGACGGCGGACCGGCGTTTTTTATGAAGATGGCGTAA
- a CDS encoding CobW family GTP-binding protein, whose amino-acid sequence MASVPVTVLTGFLGAGKTTLLNRLLTEAHGRRFAVIVNEFGEIGIDNDLVVSSDEEIYLMNNGCICCSVRGDLIRVLSGLAKRRGAYDAVLVETTGLADPAAIIQTFSMDEDTGDAFRLDSVVTVVDALHFRRHAAENRQALEQVVYADLILLNKTDLVPEAELADIRQAIARINDTAQVLETTRCQVPMDVLLDRNAFDLTRLPLGQPAPAGPAPGGLAPYRPEEDHQHGHVHDHGIQSLSFTLDAPLDPDKLGEFLRTLLASKGQDIYRSKGILSVAGAKQRFIFHGVHMYLETAWGTPWAEGETRQSRAVFIGRDLDRTSLEDGLAGCAAKEA is encoded by the coding sequence ATGGCATCCGTACCCGTCACCGTGCTCACCGGCTTTCTCGGGGCCGGCAAGACCACGCTGTTAAATCGCCTCCTCACCGAGGCCCATGGCCGCAGGTTCGCCGTCATCGTCAACGAATTCGGCGAAATCGGCATCGACAACGATTTGGTGGTCTCCTCCGATGAGGAGATCTACCTCATGAACAACGGCTGCATCTGTTGTTCCGTACGCGGCGACCTCATCCGCGTGCTGTCCGGCCTGGCCAAGCGCCGGGGCGCCTACGACGCCGTGCTGGTCGAAACCACCGGCCTGGCCGATCCCGCCGCCATCATCCAGACCTTTTCCATGGACGAGGACACCGGCGACGCCTTTCGCCTCGACTCCGTGGTCACCGTGGTCGACGCCCTGCACTTTCGCCGCCACGCCGCCGAAAACCGCCAGGCCCTGGAACAGGTCGTCTATGCCGACCTGATCCTGCTCAACAAGACCGACCTCGTGCCCGAGGCCGAGCTGGCCGACATCCGCCAGGCCATTGCCCGAATCAACGACACGGCCCAGGTCCTGGAAACCACGCGTTGCCAGGTGCCCATGGACGTGCTCCTGGACCGCAACGCCTTTGACTTGACCCGCCTGCCCCTGGGCCAGCCGGCGCCGGCCGGGCCTGCCCCGGGCGGGCTGGCTCCCTATCGGCCTGAAGAGGACCATCAGCACGGCCATGTCCACGACCATGGCATCCAGTCCCTGAGCTTCACCCTGGACGCCCCCCTGGACCCGGACAAGCTCGGCGAATTCCTGCGCACGCTGCTCGCCTCCAAGGGACAGGACATCTACCGCTCCAAGGGCATCCTGTCCGTGGCCGGGGCCAAGCAGCGCTTTATTTTCCACGGCGTGCACATGTATCTGGAAACCGCCTGGGGCACGCCCTGGGCCGAGGGCGAAACGCGCCAGAGCCGGGCCGTGTTCATCGGCCGCGACCTGGACCGGACATCCCTCGAAGACGGCCTCGCCGGTTGCGCGGCCAAGGAGGCCTAG
- a CDS encoding universal stress protein — protein MVAIKTILCALDFSEVSPKVAAYAKTLAEALGAKVVALYVAPSLTQYVEFHVQASYIDDFVSGIVSGASETMDSFVQEYFKGVPVEGRVVSGYAAEEIVNAAEEVGADLIVLGTHGRKGIDKILFGSVAEKVIKTAKAPVLSMRPEDKAS, from the coding sequence ATGGTTGCCATCAAGACCATTCTGTGCGCCCTGGATTTTTCCGAAGTCAGCCCCAAGGTCGCCGCCTACGCCAAGACCCTGGCCGAGGCCCTGGGAGCCAAGGTCGTGGCTCTGTACGTGGCCCCGTCCCTCACCCAGTATGTGGAGTTCCACGTCCAGGCCAGCTACATCGACGATTTCGTTTCCGGCATCGTCAGCGGCGCCTCCGAGACCATGGATTCCTTTGTGCAGGAATATTTCAAGGGCGTGCCCGTGGAAGGCCGGGTCGTGTCCGGCTACGCCGCCGAGGAGATCGTCAACGCCGCCGAGGAAGTGGGCGCGGACCTCATCGTGCTCGGCACCCACGGCCGCAAGGGCATCGACAAGATCCTGTTTGGCTCCGTCGCCGAAAAGGTCATCAAGACCGCCAAGGCTCCGGTGTTGTCCATGCGTCCGGAAGACAAGGCCTCCTAG
- a CDS encoding acyltransferase family protein, whose amino-acid sequence MGLVRFLLAAAVVINHTGPLYGLVMTDAYMAIKVFFIISGFYMALILTEKYAGPGQTRLFYSNRFLRLFPLYWAVLLLSLGVSLVFKFGLNTALLLGPWQTWLHKLDPAVAALLAAANITIFGQDILFFSHVTDAGTLSFSADALYRPTPAWFFLLIPQAWTVSLELVFYAFAPWLVRRGTGTLLALAGLSFGLRALVYLADLPFDPWKQRFFPVECGFFLLGILSYRLYAALKPVAFPQPALWTVFGVYLASIVGFQFLPGFYVKEFYLYAATVLSVPLLFRLTKRLPLDRAVGELSYPIYITHWTVIMAVEYACGRTHLPIIALAVTVAASLALNKLVADPIERLRQRRVLASR is encoded by the coding sequence ATGGGTCTGGTCCGCTTTCTCCTGGCCGCCGCCGTGGTCATCAACCACACCGGCCCCCTCTACGGTCTGGTCATGACCGACGCCTACATGGCCATCAAGGTCTTCTTCATCATCTCGGGCTTCTACATGGCGCTGATTTTGACCGAGAAATATGCCGGCCCGGGCCAGACGCGCCTTTTTTATTCCAACCGCTTCCTGCGCCTGTTTCCGCTCTACTGGGCCGTGCTCCTGCTCTCGCTTGGGGTGTCGCTGGTCTTCAAGTTCGGCCTCAACACCGCCCTGCTCCTGGGGCCGTGGCAAACCTGGCTGCACAAGCTCGACCCGGCCGTGGCCGCGCTGTTGGCCGCCGCCAACATCACCATCTTCGGCCAGGACATCCTGTTTTTCAGCCACGTCACCGACGCCGGCACGCTGTCTTTTTCCGCCGACGCCCTCTACCGCCCGACCCCGGCCTGGTTTTTCCTGCTCATCCCCCAGGCCTGGACCGTGTCCCTGGAACTCGTCTTCTACGCCTTCGCGCCTTGGCTTGTGCGCCGGGGGACCGGCACGCTGCTGGCCCTGGCCGGCCTGAGCTTCGGCCTGCGCGCCCTGGTCTATCTGGCCGACCTGCCGTTTGATCCCTGGAAACAACGGTTTTTCCCGGTGGAATGCGGTTTTTTCCTCCTGGGCATCCTGTCCTACCGGCTCTATGCCGCGCTCAAGCCCGTGGCCTTTCCCCAGCCGGCCCTGTGGACGGTTTTCGGCGTCTACCTCGCTTCCATCGTGGGCTTCCAGTTCCTGCCCGGCTTTTACGTCAAGGAATTCTATCTCTACGCCGCCACCGTCCTGTCCGTCCCCCTGCTCTTCCGACTGACCAAGCGCCTGCCCCTGGACAGGGCCGTGGGGGAGCTGTCGTATCCCATCTACATCACCCACTGGACGGTCATCATGGCCGTGGAATACGCCTGCGGCCGCACCCATCTGCCGATCATCGCCCTGGCCGTCACCGTGGCGGCGAGCCTGGCGCTCAACAAGCTCGTGGCCGATCCCATCGAACGCCTCCGCCAGCGCCGGGTGCTGGCCAGCCGCTAA